In Gossypium hirsutum isolate 1008001.06 chromosome A10, Gossypium_hirsutum_v2.1, whole genome shotgun sequence, the DNA window TAAGTGAGGTGCGTCTGCtttttggttagtcaattaatggTTACTAAAAGTTGTTTTATGGATAGGACTCGATCAAAGGGTAGTGGGCTATTGATTGACACTTTGGCAGTAGGGAATCGCCATTCTGTTTttcgtctgaggtaagttgtagTGATTGGAAGCCGTTGGGCTGATCATAGCTTCATTTAGTTATATCCTGAGACggctgtgaacctactgtagggtcggtaagcttacctagacccctaattgactgacaGACTGTTATATCCATgtacgatatatatatataattatgactGTATATTGAGTATGCTGTTAAAACTGTACTGAATGCATGTATGATACCATGATTTGACCtgacatgattgtatgatgcattgcataggGATAAGTTTATATtgatcggaggaagtgtactgaaaggctttgaGCCTAACTTATTTGCAGCTCAGTTGCATACTACTGTATAATACCGCATTCGGTtctacttagagtgtagggatgggtaggttgattataaccccacatgaagtgtagggttggacggagaagGAGTGTAGAGGCTGCTAGGTAGGATTTTGTGATCGCATATTTGacactgtaatgggccaaggcccttaTGCATGATTGCActtgtattgagatgggctaaggccctaactgaaactggatctgatactgaaaaagggcttaggcccagattgtgtTCGCTTTTTGTTTGCTTATATATATGGGACCAcgcactgagttttcgtaaactcacccttttgatttatctgtacaggtaatccctagtcataggcggatcggtgcagcggaggactcaacggtggccacacgagctacttcatttcatttaagtacttaattttgattttgattttatgttgGGGATTTTACTGCATCATGGCCtctttggatttaaatttttaatttgggatttttattgttttgatttataactgctagtagtagggataatcgagtttttaaaaagaatcaaacgTTTTAACAAAATTCACTCAAATACTTAAAGGTTTTAAAAAGCTTCTGCAATAAGTGACGTGTTGAAAGCTAATAATGTTTTGAAAGAGAATAGCTTTGTTATAATGAATTACGTTTTAAAAACAAACGACACATCcaataattaacataaaataatgtgACACTActatgtgacatcaccagattcggccataacgtctaggccgggtttggggtgttacatttagtggcattagagccaggttacaaaactcggctgtggatttgggtttttaatATTCGATTCTCTAAGAACTTATTTTTAAATGACGTGAAATTTTTTACTAAATGTGTGGTACATTGAGTATTCGGCGCTGATTCTGTAAGTCCTCTAAATTGTTATTTGTTTATGAACTGAAATGCTATAGATAGTATATACCAGGACTACTATAGATAGACTGTACTGGAAAAACTCAAGTTAGTGTATATTGATACTGTAGTAAAACCTATAGAAACTGATAGACACTGCGATGTATGAAACAAGTTATACACTTCCAATactgttttcataaaatatctgttaataaatactggaactgtaaactgatgcataaaactgttaatacagataaaacacAAATAGATAATGAGAACAAGAGGCTGTGGTAGAGGGCGTAGAGGGGCTCAAGCTGAGTCCTTTTCACTGGGCAGTATGCCAAATTTAGACACTAGCGAGACGCTGGTGTCGCCTGTTATAGAGACTAGGTCTGGGTCTGGGTCTCATGAATGAGcggctggggatgacgcactgtcccaggccatgttgagAATTTTAGTGAGGGTCGCTGGGCTCAACACTGGAGTTGGAGGCCAAGGGTCGGTTACAGAACAACTCTAGTCTAATGGAGccgagatttttaggggtattgttGGAATTGCTCCTAACGTGGCTGAgtactggattgaggccacagaaaGGATTATGGACGGTTTGGGCTACACCCTCGAGTAGAAACTAAAAGGTGAAGTGTCACTTCTGAAAGAtaaggcttaccagtggtggctcacggttaAGGAGAGCACTCAGCCCGATCGACTGTCCTTGGAGTTCTTCAAGACTACCTTCCAAGGTAAGTATGTGGGTGCCAATTATGTGGATGCCTGTAGGAGAGAGTTCTTGAATTTGACTTAGAGGGATAGATCAGTGGCCGAATATGAGGTCGAATTTTTGCGACTGAGCCGCTATACTCGAGGTATGGTAGCTACTGAGTATGAGCGATGTGTTCGcttcgaggatggcctcagggataatctgagggttctgataactccatagagggagcgagactttgcTACTTTGgttgataaggcgaagatcaCCGAGGAAGTGAAGCGCGCTGAGCACCAGAACCAAGAGAGAGGTGGGAGCAATAGGATTCGGTCCCTCGAGTTTCGTTTAgaagcctaagaaaaaggccagagttgatgggccgatCAGAGTTGGGGCTCCTATGGCTGCTACTAGACAGCCGCTGTGTACTgactgtggtagacgccatcagggcgagtgttggaaaagaTCTGGGGCTTGTTTAAGGTGCGGTTCATTAGAGCACCCTATTAAAGAGTGTCCGCAGAGGTCTGATCAGATGTAAGATCTGAGTACTGGTACGACACCACCTCCGAGAGTATTTCAGCAGCCAttgagaggccgtggtcaggccagaggtggtaatgggtTAGGCCGTGGTCAGAGAGCAATGgacagaggtgctggtcatactgaaGTGAGGCAGCCGGCTCTAGTTTATGCTGCACATCACCGAGATGATGGTGATGCTCTGGACATTatcacgggtacgttctttatttataatgtaccttatattgcattgatagatatgGGATCCACTCACTCATATATAGCTTGTACCGTATCTAAAAATTTGGGTATAGTGTTGAGAGCATTATGAGTGAGGTCACTGTACGGAGTCCGTTGAGGCAATCAGTAAGGGTAAATAAGTTGTTTAGAGAcgttcctttagaggttcaaggggtTATCTTTCTGGCAGATTTGATGGAACTTTTGTTTAGAGAGTTTGATCTGATACTGGGGATAGATTGGTTGGTCAAGCACCGAGTGAGCTTAGACTGTGCCACAAAAAGGGTTGTACTGAGAACTGCGGAGGACAGCGAGGTAGTCGTAATTAGGAAGCGTTAGAATTACTTATCGAATGTAATTACTACATCAAAGGCTaaaaagttggttcgtaagggatgtgaggcgtatcTGGCCTACATTAGTGCTTCAGATTCTGGGGATTCTTCGGTTAAGGATATCAGGACGGTTAAAGACTTTCTAGACATTTTTCCTAAagagctacctgggttacctctAAATCGTGAaatagagtttgggattgagctccttcttggtacagctccggtgtctattgtcccttatagaatggcactaaAAGTGCTTGTGAAGCTTAAGGCttagattcaagagttactggatcgtGGATTCATTCATCCTAGTTTGTCTCTTTAGGAGAAACAGTaatgtttgtgaaaaagaaagatggatccatgcgtatgtgtattTACTATCGGCAAATGAATAAGCTGgccatcaagaataagtacctcTTACCGAGAATAGACGAATTGTTTAACCAGTTCCGAGGTGCTTTAGTCTTCTCTAAGATTGACCTCCGATCAAGATatcaccagttgagagttaaggaggctgatgtgcataagacaGCATTTAAGACTCAAtgcggtcattacgagttcctagtgatgccatttggactgacgaatgcactagcaacttttatggatctgatgaaccgagtgttccaggcCTATTTGGATTGGTTCATAGTGGTATTTATTGACAACATACTGGTATATTCAAAGATAGAGGAttaacatgatgaacatcttagagTGGTCTTACAAATTCTGtgagagaaacaactgtatgccaagtttagtaaatgtgagttttggttatgaGAAGTAATAGAGGGGATTGGAGTCGATTCTTGAAAGATTGAGGTTGTCTTGGAATGGAAACAGCCTTAGACTATATCTGCGATCTACACTTTTCTAGGACTGGCTGtgtattatcgacgatttgtagAGAGGTTTTCACTGATTGCAGCACCATTGACTAAACTGCTACGCAAGGGTGTGCCATTTAACTGGACTCATACGcagtaagagagctttgagaagctcaagaccgtactgactgaggcccctatctTGATACAACCAGAGTCTGGAAAAGAGTTTACTGTTTACAACGATGCATCACATATCGGTTTTGGATGTATGTTGATACAGAagggtaaggtggtagcttatgcatctcatcaacttaagactcatgaggcgaaTTATCCGACGTATGACTAGAGTTGGTCGCGGTGGTATTTACactaaaaatttagaggcattatttgtatggtgagaagtgtatcatctacattgatcacaagagcctcaagtatctcctcacttcgaaggagctaaatcttaggccacgtagatggattgagatgcttaaggactacgattgtacgattgaataccaccctggtaaggctaatatggtggccgacgcactgagccgtagggctgtGACTGATCTTAGGGCGATGTTTGCTTGCCTCTGTTTACTTAATGATGGTAGTCTATTGGCCGAACTTCATGTAATGCCCAAAAaatctttaatatttatttatttatgttgtgacacaactgtgtatctgtttcagtagttaagtgttctgggaagtgtctgagaagtcttgagttcaagccttcgcttgtgcaaaatttttgttttaagtgaataaaccCTTGTATTTAGTCAGTaggtttataaataaatatgggtataacatgacagaatgggcctgttggtctagtggttaagtagtGTGGCAAAATGTTGGGGGACATAAGTTCGAGTCCTTGTAGGCGcagtggagtgttttattttgctgttaGTGCCGTGTGGGTGTTTTAGTCAAACCGAACTACTGAAGAGTTGTAGTGGAATTTTAATTAGGTGGTTGAGGGAGGAGTGGATGGTTTTGAGGGATTTGAGGAGGAAAATATGGGAATTTGAGGATAGTAGGAGTGTTGGTGCCGAACTT includes these proteins:
- the LOC107895526 gene encoding uncharacterized protein, yielding MDRGAGHTEVRQPALVYAAHHRDDGDALDIITDLMELLFREFDLILGIDWLVKHRVSLDCATKRVVLRTAEDSEAKKLVRKGCEAYLAYISASDSGDSSVKDIRTVKDFLDIFPKELPGLPLNRETVMFVKKKDGSMRMCIYYRQMNKLAIKNKYLLPRIDELFNQFRGALVFSKIDLRSRYHQLRVKEADVHKTAFKTQCGLAVYYRRFVERFSLIAAPLTKLLRKGVPFNWTHTQ